tctataaagctTAAAATATCCATCAGTAAGGGGACTAAACTATATCAAAATGTCTAGCATAAGGCCTAGAACTTAACAGATACTTTAGAAGGTGATCAAATctataatagtaatataataacaacaatagtGCCATGTACTGGAACTTCTGCATTTcttcctcacaataaccctatgagaTCATATCAttccagacaaggaaacagacttttaaaagaaagtaaacttGCACTACTATCAATGTCAACATGCTGATTATTTTAGTATACTGTAATTTGCACAATGTCACCATTAGGGGAAAATGGGCAAAGTGTACAAGGGATGTATCTGAATTGTTTCTTAAAACTGCATGTGGAGCTACATTGATCTCAATActcttttctaatttaaaaaaaccgAACAGGGTCACttgggtagctcggttggttgggcgtctgactcttgattttggctcaggtcatgaactcactcacgttcgtgagttcgagccctgcatcaggctctgggctggtggtgcagagcctgcttgggaattctctgtctctacctctctcaaaaacaaacatttaaaaaacccaaaaaacaaccaaacaaacaacctaacctATTCTGGCTAGCAGCTAGAGGATACAAACCCAGTCGGGTTGATTCCAGAGTTTACCTGTAACCACTGTTACTACACACAGAAGATGTGTGCAGTGACAGATGCTCCTTGAAGAACATCTCAAGAATTGGCATAtcttgagatgcctgggtggctcggttgagcatctgactcttggtttcagctcaggtcacgatctcatgatttgtgagattgagccccacagtgggctctgtgctgacagctcagagtttgcttgcgaatctttctctctctgcccctcccctgttcgtgctctctctctctctctcaaactaaataaacttaaaaatatatagattaaaattaaaaaaaaattgacatctcttctttccttctattctctcTGCAGCTTTTCCATGCTTAAACCCTCATCTCTTCCTCATCCCCAAACCTGCATGTTCATTCCTGCTTTTGCCCTCTGCTTAAGTTTTTCTGTCTGCCTTGCATATCTTCATTTCACTACCTCAGTTCTTCAATTCCTTTTACTTCACATTACAGATCTTTCCCTGGTCACCTCACGAAACAGTGCTCTGACCCTCTTTTCAATTCAGATTTAACGTTTCCTGGAGTACCCACTAATCAGTAATACTATATTCACCTAATTACTTTCAGAACTACTCACATGCACCCTGCATCACCACGTGTTCTATCATTTTCACTAAACCATAATCTCTCTAAACAAGGGGATGTTTTAAAGTGCTTGacccggtgcctggcacataggaagtacTCAATAAGCAGAAGTGCTTAAAAGGAACATAAAAAACGCAAAAATGACTGGaggtgaggtgttttttttttttttttaaatttgagagcaagaatctcaagcaggctctgagctgtcagcacagagctcaatgcagggctcaaactgacaaactgggagactatgacctgagctgaaaccaagagtcagatgcttaaccgcctgggccacccaggtgccccatgtcatGATGCTTTTTAGATTCCTTTCCCTACTCAAGACAacagaaaccataaaatccttttagtaaaaatgttttgtcacagcaataaatatgtatttgtaagaCTGTCAGAAGAAACAGATTACTTCCAACATTATACAGTTCATTTGCTGGTACCTCCAAAAGAGAATCACTCAAGAGAATGAAATCCATTGCAAGGTTCGTAAGAAAAATATTCTGACAGTAAAAGTTGCTGGCAGATTTTTCTACAGGTAGTTGTTGGTCAACCTGAGGTGTGTGAATAAAAACAATGGCATCCTGATGTTGGGTTCATACACGTACTCTTAGAAACAGCTTACCCCTCCCGTGGGGTAAAATGTAGCTTCTTAGGTCTGTAAGAATTCAGGCTGTACTCGAGCCACTTTCCGGAATTCTTTAGTGTGAGTCTTAGGGCACTGCATCTCACACCAGCTAATGGGAACCATCTGGACACCTGGAAGGGAAGAGCTGGTGTTGGAGCTGGGACCCCTAATGTTTGCTTAAGACCCTTCCCTTTTCAGCTGGGTATGAACGGAAGTGTCACCAAGCTACCTAGCGAACCTCACCTCATACAGAAAAAGCCTGGTTTATTCCACTGACTAAGGCAGTGAGTCCCCCCTCAGACCTTTCAATTATACAAGAATCATTCCAATCTCTGAGTAGTATCAGCACTCATACTGCTgcctaaataattaaaaaacaagggtaatgaaagaaaacagtggACTGATCCCAAACCATTACTCTTAGGGAAAGGTAAGCATGTGGAAGAATGGACCAACTCACCCGATTCACTGTGGGCCACCACTACCCCAAGCTCATTTTCAGCAGTGGTCAGAAGGTAATTGGACTGTGCGTCACCCAGGGAGATCTAGTCATGTAACACTGGTTAAGGAAAACAGGTTTTAAATCTTCCCTCCCACAGCCACTTGAGCTACTTTCCACTTCTACTTCTTGTTTGACAAAGGACCACAAGACTGCTAGGAATAAAGGATACCACTTTGGCTAGGACAATGTCACCTGGGCGGAAACTCTTATAAATCTCAACCtgtaaagaaagaacaggaatgtTAAATGAAAGCTCTATATCAGATCCACATGAAACTATTAATCCCTCTAGTAAAGCCAGTCTACTTTTTAACCCCACAGGGTGGAAATCATCATTAGTCAAGTCAATCAACAACTTTTATTGCTTCTACAGCATCATCACataaatgaaagatttttaattCAGTAACCTGAGCAGGAATCTGACTAGGACAAAAGGTACTATAGTTGGCTCTGAAAGAATCCAGAGTAAGTCTGAGAGAATAACAATGAATAAACACCTGGCTTCAAAGGCAAGGAGTAAACTAGTCCCTTCTGGTCAATAGAGCAAACAAAAATCCTagggagaggaaagggacagTGAATTCCACACTTTTCAGTAGGAAATAAATTCCCTGCATCTTTGGATCCACATTCCCACAGATGTTTGAAATTCACTAGAATAATTTAAGGACTGATATTCCTCAGACCatcagagaggaaaaacaaacaaacaacaacaacaaaaacaaacagaaccaaCCAACAACCTTGTCTTTTTCAGTAGCTCGGACATCTTCCTTGctgtaaaaaagaattaacagaaagaTTAATAATCTATGAGAAAGATAAGAGAAAGAATTACCCTGCAAAATTCTAGTAGACAAAGAGCTACAAGAGTAGAGAGAACAAGTCATAACTGGAACCCAAATGCCACCAAGAGAAGCAGGGTAGAAGCATTCCCAGTCCTCACCCAGAGGAGAAACCCACATTCCCATTCTTGGGTCACACAGAGCAGCTGTAGCAATACCTCTGACTAAAGAAAAGCAGATCAGATTTGGCAGGAAAGGATAAGGAACTTTGCTGCCTTAGGGGAGCTTGAACAGAAGCACTATAGAACCACATGGAATTCTGAGGGTGGAAAGAGCCTGAGAAGTTAAATTATCTAGCTCACAAGTATTGTTTGTCCTTTCTCAAAAAacctgtaggaaaaaaaaaaactactattTCACCCactaaccatttctttttttaaaaattttatttttaagtggggcgcctgggtggctcagttggttaagtggccaacttcagctcaggtcatgatcccacagttcatgggttcgggccccgcatcgggctctgtgctgacagctcagagcctggagcctgcttcagattctctatctccctctctgcccctcccccactcctgttctttctctctgtctctctcaaaattaaataaacattaaaaaaaaaagaaaaagattttatttttaagtaatctctacacccagcatggggctcaaactcacaatgctGACATGAAGACTTGCATGCtttactgagccagccacgtaCCCCTTACCCACTAAGCTTTTTCATGTCTTACaatcctttaaaatgtattaaattcaaGAAAGGAAGAGATTTCCTAAAATGACTTCTACTTagtttcaatgtttgtttattttttgagagacagagtgagcaggggaggggcagagagagggggagacacagaatctgaagcaggcttcaggctctgagctgtcagcacagagccagatgtggggctcgaaaccacaaacagcaagatcatatcctgagccaaagttggatgcttaaccaattgagccacccaggtacccccttc
This window of the Prionailurus viverrinus isolate Anna chromosome D2, UM_Priviv_1.0, whole genome shotgun sequence genome carries:
- the EXOSC1 gene encoding exosome complex component CSL4 isoform X3 → MWGPRHLRTLFEELSARKMSELLKKTRLLVEIYKSFRPGDIVLAKVISLGDAQSNYLLTTAENELGVVVAHSESGVQMVPISWCEMQCPKTHTKEFRKVARVQPEFLQT